TTCCCTTTCCGAACACGGAAGTCAAGCCCCTCATCGCCGATGGTACCTGGCCTACGGGCCCGGGAGAGTAGGTCGCCGCTGGATTCACGCCCCTTTCACTGTAAACAGTGGAAGGGGCTTTTTGTTTTTATACCGGATTACCCGCCCGCGTCATGCTGACGAAGGTCAGCATCGGCTTCTCGTGCCAACGTAGGGTACTTGCGGATTGTGCTTAACACAACGTTTTTCTGTTAAAAAGCGCATAATTATTCCGATTTGGAATAAAGAATATATTTTATAGATTGGAGTTGTTTGTGCGAGAGAATGGAATAGTCTTTCGTAATTAAAGGAATGTGTTTATGAAGCATTGGGTTTGGGTTGTTTGCTCTATCTTATTCTTGTCCGTCGTCGCGCACGCGACGCTTACGGTGCATATTCAGTCGCCGTGGCGTAACGATTCTTCGAAAGACGGCTATTTCTTGCATATTCTTGGCGGAGCAGGTGGCGGCTATAATCCTTCTTTTGGTGCCGGTTCTTCGACAATTACTACGGATGAAGGCAACGGCTGGTTCAGCTATACCTGGAACAAGAATGTGTCCGATTTTCAGGACTGGGAATCCTTTACGGTAAGCATTTATCCGAACACTGCTGACGGAAATTACAACAACAATAATGGCGAACAATGGAAGGAAGGCGGCGAATTCAAGATGGGTACGCTGTTCGGCACCGATGTCGAAGTCTGGCTTTATACCGATCCGACCGACAAGAGTTATACCAAGTCGTTTGTGGCTCCGGGGTCCAAGATGGTGTGGTTTAAGAGCCCCTGGGGTAACCGTGCGCTTCCGCAGATGATTTTCGGGACTGATTCCGTGATGATGCGATTTGCTTTTGATGATAAGTCGAGTTGCGGTTGGTTTTATGGCGCGGTTTCGCCGGCGATGATTGCTCGCAACCCGCTGCAGTCCGCACACTTTATTCGCTTGAATACGCCTTATATGGCATACCCTGCCCAAGGGGTGGTGGAACTTGCTGCCTACTTCGACATGATGGATACGGTTTTTGTGGATGGTACGGCTGCGGACCTTACCATTGATTCCAAGATTGGTTCGCTTGGCGAGTGTTTTGATTCTACCCGCGTGCTGCATATTTACCACCCGTGGCGTACGAATTCCACGTTCAAGGACAGCACGGTCTACATTACTGTCGGAAACAACATCATCAACAATCCTGTGGCAACCGAGAAGGATGTGTATCCGTATTGGTATCGCTATGAATTTGAGCCCGCGACAGTGAATTCGGCGAACTGGAGTTCTTTTATGGCGGTGTTCAATATTTACCGTCGTCAGAATGAGTGGCCGCAGGTAACGTATTTCCCTGAAAGCAAGCGTCCGCTGGCTTCGCAGTTGTTCCCGACTGGCGTTTACGAAACTTGGCTGTTCACGAATAGCAGTGGTGTGCTTGATCTTTCGTTTAGCCCGCTAGAACCGAAGACAATTCGCTTGATGAGCCCGTGGGACAATATGTCTCCATCGATGATTGTGGCTGACGAATTGGTTCGCATGGGGCCGATTACGGCAAGTCCGTATGATTCGAGTCAGAGTGATACTTGTGGCTGGTACCAAGGCACGTATTACAAGCATACGGACGATTGGGGTGTTCAGTTCAGACAGTCCTTCGGTACTGATTTCTATAGCCTTGAGGGCCTGATGGGCGAAGGCAAGGAAGCTGGTACTCCGATTGCGCTTGATTCCATGGTGGCGCTCTATGACACGGTGTGGGTTTACCCGTATCCGCTTTCGAGCAGTGCGCCCAAGTTTAGCGAAACGTTCCCTGGCCGCTTGGGCATTTGCCCGACCATGAAGATTTCGGCGATGATTCTGGACTGGGCCGGCGAATCGTATAATGATGCAATTGATATTGACTTTGGTGGAATTTACGGCGGTAACGAATATACGACGGTTCTTCATGGCGGTTCTGAATACAAGACTTGCGGTGGGCATGTGCTTGGCATGGTGCAGGACACCTTGAGTGAACTCGGGCTCCCGCTGCGTGTGGATTCGCTTGCATTCCCGTGGGAACAGTGCTCTGCTGGCCGCGAAATCGACAAGTGGTTTATTCCCGAGGTCTTGGCGACCGATCCTGCGACGGGCCGCGAATACACGAATGCGACCTGCCGCGACATTGACTTGGTGCTTGATGCCGAAGGATTCTGGCTGGCCGACGTGACGGAATCTCCGAACGGCTGTAACGACCCTGTGAATCCAGGATTCTACCCGATTGATGATTTTGAATATCTGGATTCGGCCAAGACGATTAAGAACCCGAAATTCGACTGGGATATTCAAGGCTGCAAGCACAACTACAGTTTCTCGATGAAGATCAATGCGCAGTTCAAGTACGTTCGCGGTCAGTATTTTGAATTCCGCGGTGACGACGATGTGTGGGTGTTTATCAATAACCGCTTGGTCGTAGACATTGGCGGTTGCCATAGCCCTGTCGAAGGCGCAGTAGACTTGGATACGCTCGGACTGACCGAGGGCAAAGAATATCCGTTCCAGATTTTCTTCTCGGAACGTAATGCGACCGGTTCGAATTTCAAGATGCGTACCTCGATTAACTTGCAGACGCAAAAGACTTATTTCCCGGTCGAAAAGAAAAATTCGAAGGGAATTATCGAGTACGAACTTTTGCAGTTGCTGGTCGATGAATCTTTAAGTTGCGATGTGTCGAGCGTTTCGAAAATCGATACGACATACGCGCAGTCCGTATTCCGACTGGTGGGCGGTGGACTCCCTGCCGATGGCGTGCTGCTTGAACCGGGCCTAAATTACGGCGGTATTTTCATTAGCGAAAACATGGCTGGTTTCTCAATTGATACTTCGGCCTTTGTGAATTCGCGTACGCTTAGCCCGGGCCAGTATGTGCTGATTTGCTATTTGGCTGCCGACCAGAGCCAGTATCAGATGATTCCGTTTACGGTGCCAGAATATCCGCTTCCGGACATTGCGTTTGTGGATGTGTTCCATGTGACCGATTCGTTGGTGTTCGATCCGAAGGGCTATACGCTTCGTGGAACTTTGCTTGGACTTGACGACGGCAAGAATGATACGTTGCTTGCGCATGTGACTTACCCTGATACAGTGCCGCTTAAGATTGTGTTGCTGTACGGAACGACGCCGTGCGGCGAAATGCTTGCTAGCACGAATGTCAACTGTGTCGCGACTTTGAACGTGAAGACGAAATATCCGCTCAGTTTCTTGGATGCGAATAACCAGCGCGTTACAACGATTACGACTGATTCTACGGGCTACGCGAGCTTCTACGTAGTGGGTGATTCTGCTACGGTCAATGCCTTCTTTACGATTGAAGGCGAAGGCGTTGCAAATAGGATTCATTGGACTGATATTCATTTCAAGGAACCGCCGGTGCCGTTTGCAATGAAGGCATCTATGTTCGATGTGAATGGCGATGGCATTCCGGATAGTCTTTCGATTCCGTTTAGCAAGGCGTTTGACAAGGTTGTACCCGATACGATTTCGTGGGCATTTGGCGGGACTCAGTTCCACACGACTGCGGGACAAGATAATATTTGGCCGCTTGTAGAACAGGAATCTATAATCACCCTGTTTAATCCTGATGGACTTCGCGAAGATGTATTCACGGGTGTATCTGACCAGATTTATTCGGGCTCGCTTTTGTACCATTACACGTACACTGACGACGACTCTTTCGAAGAAGTCAAGCTTTCAATGAACACCTCGATTGAAGACCATGTGGCTCCCATTATTTTGAGTGCCACGATTGAGCCGAAGTCAGAGGACATTAGCGTTGTGACGATTAATTTGAGCGAAGGCACCGATGATAAAACATTTGATGCAAAGACGGCTTTTGTGTTCTATCGTGATTCTGTGAACTTTATGGATTCGCTAACTATTTCGACGTATATCAAGAATTCACAGGGAAATGTGTATAATTTGTACTTCCATCGTACGGCGCAAACAACGCTTCCTGAAGTGGGTGACTATGTAAAGCTGATGCCTGGTGAACTCAAGGACCGTAGTGGCAATGCGGCTCATGCGAACAATCCGAAGGTTCGCATTGTGGGTGAACAGCGTACTGAAATTAAGGCTCCTGGTGTAGTGACTATTTCGGGCGATGTCGAGAAATGGCCTTATAAGGATCCGATTGTGCCTGTGGTGGTGCCGTCGAACAAGGGCGTCAAGGAAATTATCGACAGCATTGGCAAACCTGGATTGTTGTTGAACTTTAATCTCGGTGAACTTGCGACATCGGCCATTATGAATTTGCCGAGCGATGCGAATAAGGATTCCGCTCTTGCTCTCATCAAGATTAACTGGGAAAACTATTACTTCTCGCATTTGGGCGATTTCGTAAGCAAGGTTACGGGAACTGTTGCCTGTAACGATGCGAAGGTATTCTACAATGCTGAATCTCCAGAAAAGTCGAATTGCTACGACAATCCTGGCAACCTGTTCTTTGAATGGAATGCCCGCAGCGACAAGGGCCGCGTCGTTGGCACGGGAGCCTATATTGCGAAGATGAAGGTGAAAATCAAGAACGGCAAGGAAAAGGCTGGCAGCAGTGATGATACCTTTACAATCGGTATCCGCCGCAGCAAAAAGTAAGCCTTAATTACTTGGTCGGGGCGTTGAATAGCTCGAGGGTTTCCTTGAGCTTAGTCGCAACGCCGTTGATTTTGTTGAAAGTCTCGCTCAGTTCAGTCTGGAACTTATCGAAAATTTCGAGATTGCAGAACAAGTCATTGCGGTATGTCTTGTTTGACTGGTAAAGATCGCGCAGCGAGCGCAGAATCTTTGCCTGCTGTTCCATTTGAGATTGTGCCTCTTTTTGGCAAGCTTCAAGGTTAGCGCGCTTTTTCTTAGCGACTTCGGGGTCGTTTTCGCGAAGAATGTAAGTCGGGAGCGTTGCAAAGTCTTCGAATTTTTCCGGAATGCTGTTGCCGTTTCTAGAATTGTTGTTGCGAAGGCCCACGCCCTTGATGGCGGAGTCGATAGAAATGGTGCAGCTTGAAGTTCCGTGGTAATTGCAACGCACGTGTTTTTCGACTCTGCGAAGCTCATTGTACGGGTTGAAATCTTCGTTGGTTTCAACGTATTGCAACGGTACATACAGCGGGGTCTGTTCGCCTGCAACTGTAATACGGTAGCAAATGCATTGCTCTCCGTTGAATTCCTTGGTTTCGTACAAATTGTTAGAACTGTGCATCATGGCCTTCACTCTGCGGTAAAGGGAGTCTGCATCGTAAGCTTTTTCGACAACGCCAGCGAGGTCTTTGAACAAGACCGATTTGACAATGTTGTTGAAGTTGTCCATGATGACACTGTTCGAAGTGGATCTGCCCCAAATCGATGTGCCAAGGAACAAGGCGTCGGAGAAGGTGGTTTCCTTGCGTCCGTTAAAGAAGGCAATAGTGCGGACAATGTTTGCAAGCGAGAGCCACTTGCTTATGGGAACGTAAATAGCGTTTTCAATGCAAAGTTCGGAAAGCTTTCCGATAATAGTCATGGTGTCCGGAGACAAGACGACTTTCTTGATTTCTTCGCTCCACTGCTTTTTTTCTTCTTCGGAAATAGTGTATTCTTCGGGAACCTTGAAACTGCTGTTCAGACTATGGTTCTGCAGAAGCATGCACAGCGAATCCGAAGAAAGATTGTCGGGCATGTAAATCGTGAGCGTAATATCGTCTGCGATGTCGGCGCGGCCCATGGCGTTCTCGGGGCGTACATCGCTGCTGAGAATGAGCATGGAATTGTCCCTGTTTTGCAGGGCGCTCCGCACACTGTTTTTCGTGATGTCGTCAATCGGATTGAAGTCCTTGAACCAGATGAGGTCATAATCGTCGAACGATGCCGGAAGATTTTGCGGCCGGTTGTCGATTTTGAGGACGTTCGTTTTTTTGAAAGCCGAAAGCAGGCGGTTCACCATGAAGTTCTTGCCCGAACCAGAACGACCGTACAGGTAGAACGATTCGTTGTTGATGGCGGCGAGGAATCCGAGTTGGAGCCGATCTTGTCTTTCAGGAAATTCCTGGCAAAGAGCTTGCATCAAGTTCTGGATACGGTTTGTGAGCGTCATGATTTCTTCCTTCTTTCTCTGAAATATAAAAACTAGGGAAGAAATTTGAAAGGGGTAGACGGGCTTAGAGCAGAATTTGGGTGGCTTCGGGAGAAATTTCTGTTGTCTGCGATGCAACGAAAATTAGCGAATTTACATTTTTTTGAATAAATTCGGCGGGGAGCCTAGCGGCGTCTTTTTCAGAAATCACAAAGGCGTCTTGTGGGTTCTTTTGAAGGATTTGTTCGAATTGGGCGGCAAACGATTTGCTGTGATCTTTAAAGAAGAACTGGCGTTCGATTTCGATTCCGAAATTTTGAAGGTCTTTGCAGAAGCGTTCAGGGTTGCCGAGACCGCATGCAACGTTTGCTTTTTTGTGGTTGAATTTTTCGCCGGTGGCGTAGTGCAATACTTTATCTACAACAAATTTTACGGCCGGATTTCCGCCGTCACACCTTAGTATGCGGACCATAGGAGAATCTAGGTCGTGGTCTTTCGCAAGGCTGCGCATTTTACCGTAGGGCCAGAGTTCCGAAATCTTTGTGGGTAGGGGTTCCCACTGCAAGAGAATGGTGATGGCTCCGACCAAACGGCTGTCTTCGAATCCGTCGTCACAGACAATGCAATCGAACTTTTGCGAACGGTCGAGCTCATGTGCCAAGCGGTAGCGGTTGCGGGTTGCGAAAACTTGGATGCGCGCGTTGTCTGCAAATTTTTGACGGAGCATGGAGACCTCGTCGAAGGCGTATTCGTGGGCGAGGAGTGCCACCGTTTTGCCTTGGGCGGCCAGGTGATTGCAAAGCCAGATGCTGAAAGGCGTCTTACCTGCACCACCGGTGCGAAAGCTCCCGACGACAATCAGCTTAGAATGCTGGAGAGGAGCGCCCGGCCTAAGGCAGAGCGCATGATGCAACAGGTATGCGGCACGATAGCAGAGAGCTAGAAAAAGACGAAGCATTTCATTCTTCTTGCTCAAACCTCATACCTCAAAGCGGCAACGCCGCGACCTCGTTCCTACAAGCAATTTCTCTTTTGCAGCAAGAACAAGTCTGCGAGCACGAGGGCTGCCATGCTTTCGACAATCACCGGCGCACGGACTGCAACGCACGGGTCGTGGCGACCGCGGGCGGCAAGCGTTCCGTTTTCGCCACCGCGGCCAGCAGTCTTTTGTTCCTGCGAGATTGTGGCGGTCGGCTTGAATGCCATACGGCAGTAAATGGGTTCGCCGTTGCTGATTCCGCCGAGGGAACCGCCCGCATTGTTGGTGCGGGTGTGGTAGGCGTGGCCATCAAAGTAAAGTTCATCGTTGTGCTTGCTGCCGTGCATGCGGGCCGAGGCGAAACCGCTTCCGATTTCAAAACCCTTGCAGGCGGGGATCGACAGCATTGCCTGGGCGAGTAACGCGTCCAGGCGGTCGAACACCGGTTCGCCCAGCGCCACCGGCGGATTCTTGACCAAGAGGCATACGGTGCCGCCAATGCTGTCTCCGTTTGCGCGGGCATCGAGCACGGCTTGTTCCATCTTGGCGCTTGCGTCCAGGTCGGGACAACGCACGGGCGAAGCTTCAATCTGTTCGAGCGTGAGTTTGTTCAGGTCTAGGGGACCGCAATCGACTTCGCCAATGGAATTCACCCAGGCGATGATTTCAGTGTTGTTGACCTGCTTCAAAAGTTTCTTGGCGACTGCACCTGCGGCAACACGCCCGATGGTTTCGCGGGCAGAGCTGCGTCCACCGCCGCGGTAGTCCCTGAACCCGTACTTGAGGTCGTAGCACAGGTCGGCATGACCCGGGCGGTACCATTTCTGGATTTCGGCGTAGTCGTGACTGCGCTGGTCTTCGTTAAAGACGGCGAAAGAAATCGGGGTTCCGGTGGTTTTGCCTTCGAAAACGCCCGAAAGGATCTTAACCTGGTCCTTTTCGTCGCGGGCAGTGGTCATTTTGCCCTGCCCGGGGCGGCGGCGGTTAAGTTCCGCCTGGATTTCATTTTCGGAGATTTCGAGGCCTGCGGGGCAGCCATCCAGGACCGAACCGACGGCCGGACCATGGGATTCGCCCCAGGTTGTAACGCTAAAAATTTTGCCAAAAGTGCTTGCCATGAGTCAAAATATAGATAATCGGCGTTTTTTCTAAGAAAATATCAGATAAGGACTTACCAACATGGCAAAGTTTACTATCTTTTACAAAGATTCTAGGAGAATCCTGTGAAACACTTTGGATTTATTATAACGATTTTGACCCTGCTGCTTTCTCTGGAAGCGGCCGCCCAACGTTATAATGACTTTGCGGGTATTCCCTTTGGTGCCACCCGTGAGACCGTTATCGAAGAGGTGATGAAGCTCGGTTACGAGCCGTATGGTCAAAGTGGCGAAGGCGAACGTGTCGTCATTCCGGTATTTATGTTCGGTGAACTGCCGGTCCAGGTTGACTTTATTTTTAACAAGAACGACAAGTTCTACTCTTTTGAAATTCGTACCGGTCGTGTCGAACGCGCCCGTTTGAATAAGTCTTTTGAAGCTGTAGCTTACATGTCTGAACAGTTTACGCTCAAGTACGGCAAGCCCTCGGGCAACCCGGCGATTGACGAAACTTCGGCCCTGAAGGAAAGCATTTTGAACCTGTACCAGCAGTGGTTCTCGCAGAAGGTGTTGAATATTTACACCGGACTGGTGCAGAAGGAAGGCCGCTACTTTGCAGTAGGTGCCGTAACGCACCGCAAGCTTGCAACCGAAAAGCGTTCGGGTTCGAGCCGTTCCTCGGAACGTGCCGCCTCCACAAAACCGGTATTCTAGTTTATCTGTAATACGGATTGAAAAGTTTAAAAGCCGACGAACTTCGCCGGCTTTTATCATATTTGGCCTTCGGGACCAGCCCGTTTGGGCTAGGTCTTGAGCTTATCCAAAGCCTCGTTCGGGCCAATCACGAACAGCACGTCGTTTTCCTTGAGTACGTAGTCGGCAATGTTACCGATCTTGGGGGTGCGTTCCAGCGGGTCGCGAATAGCGATCACCTGGATGCCGTACTTGTGGGTGAGTGATAGGTCCTTGAGGGTCTTGCCGAGGAATGCGTCGGGGCAGGCGATTTCCACAATCGAGAAGCCTTCCATGAACGGCAGGTAGTCGAGCATGTTCGGGCGGTTGAGCCTTTCAGCCAGCGAAATGGCCATATCGCGTTCCGGGTGGAAGATGTCTGCCACGCCGAGCTTTTCAAGGATAATCGTGTGGGCCGGGCTGCTGGACTTCGCGATAATGTGCTTGACCCCCAGTTCCTTGAGGTTCAGAACCGTCAAAAGCGATGCCTGCAGGTCTTCACCAATGCAGCAGATAACGCTGTCCACCTTGGAAAGCGGGAGCGACTGGAGCTGCTTTTTACGGGTGCCGTCGGCAACGACTGCCTGGGCAACCTGGTTCGAAATATCCTGGATTTTTTCGGGGCTCGGGTCTACGACCATCACATCGTGTCCGAGTGCGGTCAAATGACGGGCCAAAAAGTAGCCCGTGTTTCCAAGTCCGATTACTACGAATTGTTTAGAAGCCATGGCCTAAATGTAGTAACTTAGCCGACCATGATGTCTTCTTCGGCGTACCACATGCCCTGCTCCTGCTTTTTAGCCACTGCAGAAATCAGGAACAACGGGCCCATACGGCCGACAAACATCACCGTGCAAATCACGATACGGCCTGGAATCGAAAGATCTGGGGTGAGACCCATGGAAAGACCGCAGGTGCTGTAGGCGCTTGCCACTTCGAAGAATACCTTGAGGAACGAAACTTGCTCGATGGAGTTGCCGGCGGCCTCGGTTTCGAGCAACACGAGGGTTGCCACCACCACAACCACGATTGCCACCACGAAGATTCGCACAGCCTTATCGACCGTGGTTTCGGGAATGGTTCGGCCAAGAATCTGGGTCTTGTTGCGGCCCAGCAGGCGGTTAAATCCGAGCAGGAAAATCACGGCGGTGGTTGTCGTCTTGATACCGCCACCGCAGCTACCCGGGTTTGCACCGATCAGCATGATAATCACAAAGAAGAACAGCGAGCCCACACTCAAGCCGGGCACGTTTACGGAGTTCAGGCCAGCGGTACGGCTGGTGAATGCCATGAAGGCGCTCGTTTCCAGCTTTTGGCCGAAGTTCAGGCCCTCGAAGGTGTTGCTCCATTCGCTGAACATAAAGAAGAGAATGCTCACGAGAACGATAATCAGGGTAAAGCCTGTGGCAATGTGGGTATGGAGCGATACCTTGCGGATAGCGCGCTTCTTAAAGTCGAACAGGTAGCGGATTTCGGTAATGGCCAAGAAGCCGAAACCGCCGGCGAGCGCGAGCACGCAGGTGGTAATGTTCATGAGCGGGTTCAGCTGGAACCGTTCAAGTGAATCCGGGAACAGGGTAAAGCCTACGTTGCAGAACGAGCTTACCGCCTGGAACAGACTGCAGAAAAGGCGGTCGTAGAGTTCCATGTCGCTAAACTGCGTAAAG
The genomic region above belongs to Fibrobacter sp. UWB10 and contains:
- a CDS encoding TrkA family potassium uptake protein, translated to MASKQFVVIGLGNTGYFLARHLTALGHDVMVVDPSPEKIQDISNQVAQAVVADGTRKKQLQSLPLSKVDSVICCIGEDLQASLLTVLNLKELGVKHIIAKSSSPAHTIILEKLGVADIFHPERDMAISLAERLNRPNMLDYLPFMEGFSIVEIACPDAFLGKTLKDLSLTHKYGIQVIAIRDPLERTPKIGNIADYVLKENDVLFVIGPNEALDKLKT
- a CDS encoding potassium transporter TrkG encodes the protein MLRSRYEAFDFVEKKAEVKKKSGNPILMIVSGYLALVSLGALLLSLPFAQREPVGVLDAFFTAMSAVCVTGLTTIDISASFTTFGNWVLVVLMQAGGLGIMTISTVIILLAGMHPGFNHQSALLANYTQEGNVDAGRILKAVLPFTFLLEAIGAVVYFTQFSDMELYDRLFCSLFQAVSSFCNVGFTLFPDSLERFQLNPLMNITTCVLALAGGFGFLAITEIRYLFDFKKRAIRKVSLHTHIATGFTLIIVLVSILFFMFSEWSNTFEGLNFGQKLETSAFMAFTSRTAGLNSVNVPGLSVGSLFFFVIIMLIGANPGSCGGGIKTTTTAVIFLLGFNRLLGRNKTQILGRTIPETTVDKAVRIFVVAIVVVVVATLVLLETEAAGNSIEQVSFLKVFFEVASAYSTCGLSMGLTPDLSIPGRIVICTVMFVGRMGPLFLISAVAKKQEQGMWYAEEDIMVG
- the aroC gene encoding chorismate synthase gives rise to the protein MASTFGKIFSVTTWGESHGPAVGSVLDGCPAGLEISENEIQAELNRRRPGQGKMTTARDEKDQVKILSGVFEGKTTGTPISFAVFNEDQRSHDYAEIQKWYRPGHADLCYDLKYGFRDYRGGGRSSARETIGRVAAGAVAKKLLKQVNNTEIIAWVNSIGEVDCGPLDLNKLTLEQIEASPVRCPDLDASAKMEQAVLDARANGDSIGGTVCLLVKNPPVALGEPVFDRLDALLAQAMLSIPACKGFEIGSGFASARMHGSKHNDELYFDGHAYHTRTNNAGGSLGGISNGEPIYCRMAFKPTATISQEQKTAGRGGENGTLAARGRHDPCVAVRAPVIVESMAALVLADLFLLQKRNCL
- a CDS encoding fibro-slime domain-containing protein, encoding MKHWVWVVCSILFLSVVAHATLTVHIQSPWRNDSSKDGYFLHILGGAGGGYNPSFGAGSSTITTDEGNGWFSYTWNKNVSDFQDWESFTVSIYPNTADGNYNNNNGEQWKEGGEFKMGTLFGTDVEVWLYTDPTDKSYTKSFVAPGSKMVWFKSPWGNRALPQMIFGTDSVMMRFAFDDKSSCGWFYGAVSPAMIARNPLQSAHFIRLNTPYMAYPAQGVVELAAYFDMMDTVFVDGTAADLTIDSKIGSLGECFDSTRVLHIYHPWRTNSTFKDSTVYITVGNNIINNPVATEKDVYPYWYRYEFEPATVNSANWSSFMAVFNIYRRQNEWPQVTYFPESKRPLASQLFPTGVYETWLFTNSSGVLDLSFSPLEPKTIRLMSPWDNMSPSMIVADELVRMGPITASPYDSSQSDTCGWYQGTYYKHTDDWGVQFRQSFGTDFYSLEGLMGEGKEAGTPIALDSMVALYDTVWVYPYPLSSSAPKFSETFPGRLGICPTMKISAMILDWAGESYNDAIDIDFGGIYGGNEYTTVLHGGSEYKTCGGHVLGMVQDTLSELGLPLRVDSLAFPWEQCSAGREIDKWFIPEVLATDPATGREYTNATCRDIDLVLDAEGFWLADVTESPNGCNDPVNPGFYPIDDFEYLDSAKTIKNPKFDWDIQGCKHNYSFSMKINAQFKYVRGQYFEFRGDDDVWVFINNRLVVDIGGCHSPVEGAVDLDTLGLTEGKEYPFQIFFSERNATGSNFKMRTSINLQTQKTYFPVEKKNSKGIIEYELLQLLVDESLSCDVSSVSKIDTTYAQSVFRLVGGGLPADGVLLEPGLNYGGIFISENMAGFSIDTSAFVNSRTLSPGQYVLICYLAADQSQYQMIPFTVPEYPLPDIAFVDVFHVTDSLVFDPKGYTLRGTLLGLDDGKNDTLLAHVTYPDTVPLKIVLLYGTTPCGEMLASTNVNCVATLNVKTKYPLSFLDANNQRVTTITTDSTGYASFYVVGDSATVNAFFTIEGEGVANRIHWTDIHFKEPPVPFAMKASMFDVNGDGIPDSLSIPFSKAFDKVVPDTISWAFGGTQFHTTAGQDNIWPLVEQESIITLFNPDGLREDVFTGVSDQIYSGSLLYHYTYTDDDSFEEVKLSMNTSIEDHVAPIILSATIEPKSEDISVVTINLSEGTDDKTFDAKTAFVFYRDSVNFMDSLTISTYIKNSQGNVYNLYFHRTAQTTLPEVGDYVKLMPGELKDRSGNAAHANNPKVRIVGEQRTEIKAPGVVTISGDVEKWPYKDPIVPVVVPSNKGVKEIIDSIGKPGLLLNFNLGELATSAIMNLPSDANKDSALALIKINWENYYFSHLGDFVSKVTGTVACNDAKVFYNAESPEKSNCYDNPGNLFFEWNARSDKGRVVGTGAYIAKMKVKIKNGKEKAGSSDDTFTIGIRRSKK
- a CDS encoding tetraacyldisaccharide 4'-kinase produces the protein MLRLFLALCYRAAYLLHHALCLRPGAPLQHSKLIVVGSFRTGGAGKTPFSIWLCNHLAAQGKTVALLAHEYAFDEVSMLRQKFADNARIQVFATRNRYRLAHELDRSQKFDCIVCDDGFEDSRLVGAITILLQWEPLPTKISELWPYGKMRSLAKDHDLDSPMVRILRCDGGNPAVKFVVDKVLHYATGEKFNHKKANVACGLGNPERFCKDLQNFGIEIERQFFFKDHSKSFAAQFEQILQKNPQDAFVISEKDAARLPAEFIQKNVNSLIFVASQTTEISPEATQILL